Proteins encoded within one genomic window of Flavobacterium gilvum:
- the rpsO gene encoding 30S ribosomal protein S15, with translation MYLTKEVKEEIFAKHGGKAENTGSAEGQIALFTHRITHLTEHLKKNRHDYNTERSLVLLVGKRRSLLDYLKKKEINRYREIIKVLNIRK, from the coding sequence ATGTACTTAACTAAAGAAGTTAAAGAAGAAATCTTCGCTAAACACGGAGGAAAAGCAGAAAACACTGGATCTGCAGAAGGACAAATCGCGTTATTTACTCACAGAATCACGCACCTTACTGAGCACTTGAAAAAAAATCGTCACGATTACAACACAGAGCGTTCATTGGTACTATTAGTAGGTAAAAGAAGATCTTTGTTGGATTACTTGAAAAAGAAAGAGATCAACAGATATCGTGAGATTATCAAAGTATTGAATATCAGAAAATAA
- a CDS encoding energy transducer TonB — protein MKTSLLTFILLLSIASYSQIIQPTRYNLDSLHVITYKPDFKYIRIVENYDNQPNLFIFTEFTREEKMIMRAISTKKEELKINGPRIDYYENGNEKRESNYVDNNLSGKQIDWYENKEEKSEKEITWDPIKKISKVKIVQFWNKDKKQTVIDGNGFYEDADDDLYEKGEIKNGEKQGVWEGKHLKKKYSFTENYNEGKFISGISTDENNNQIPYGEECSKPHPAKGMEDFYRHIGRNFNTPKIEGLQGKIYLSFVVDENGNLTNFRVLRDIGYGTGLEGIKTVSSYGKWVPGTMRGIPVKVMYSLPITIKATQASLNARQIYNEQLQRSNDPFQTNNNTFR, from the coding sequence ATGAAAACCTCTTTATTAACCTTCATCCTTTTATTATCAATTGCTTCCTACTCGCAGATTATTCAGCCAACGCGATACAACCTTGATTCCTTACACGTCATAACATACAAACCGGATTTTAAATACATCCGAATAGTCGAAAATTACGACAATCAGCCCAACTTATTTATTTTCACTGAATTTACCCGAGAAGAAAAAATGATCATGAGGGCCATTTCAACAAAAAAAGAGGAGCTAAAGATTAATGGACCTCGCATCGATTATTACGAAAATGGAAACGAAAAAAGAGAATCCAACTATGTTGACAATAATTTAAGCGGAAAACAAATTGATTGGTACGAAAACAAAGAAGAAAAATCAGAAAAAGAAATAACCTGGGATCCCATAAAGAAAATTTCCAAAGTTAAAATAGTACAGTTTTGGAATAAAGACAAAAAGCAAACGGTAATCGATGGAAATGGTTTTTATGAAGACGCTGACGATGATCTCTATGAAAAAGGAGAAATTAAAAATGGAGAAAAACAAGGTGTTTGGGAAGGAAAACACCTAAAGAAAAAATACAGCTTCACAGAAAACTATAATGAAGGAAAATTTATTTCTGGCATAAGCACCGATGAAAACAACAATCAAATCCCATATGGAGAAGAATGCTCAAAACCTCATCCAGCAAAGGGAATGGAGGATTTTTACAGACATATTGGAAGGAATTTCAACACTCCTAAAATAGAAGGACTACAAGGAAAAATATATTTATCTTTTGTAGTAGATGAAAATGGGAATCTTACCAATTTTAGAGTATTAAGAGACATTGGCTATGGCACCGGATTAGAAGGCATCAAAACTGTAAGTAGTTACGGAAAATGGGTTCCTGGAACTATGAGAGGAATTCCGGTAAAAGTAATGTATTCTTTACCAATTACTATTAAAGCTACACAAGCGTCCTTGAATGCGCGTCAAATATATAATGAACAACTTCAAAGAAGCAATGATCCTTTTCAAACGAACAATAACACATTTAGATAA
- a CDS encoding GAF domain-containing protein — MTFQELQPKVTEITTSTSLTRDEKLLAICQLLSDSISYYNWVGFYFANHEAQTLHLGPYVGAETDHTVIPFGKGICGQVAVSNANFVVPDVSAQDNYIACSFTVKSEIVVPLFVNGTNIGQIDIDSHVLDPFTEKDERFLEFVNGEIAKLY, encoded by the coding sequence ATGACTTTTCAAGAACTACAGCCCAAAGTAACCGAAATAACTACAAGTACAAGTCTAACAAGAGACGAAAAACTTTTGGCTATTTGCCAACTTTTAAGCGATTCTATCTCCTACTACAACTGGGTAGGTTTTTATTTTGCCAATCACGAAGCCCAAACATTACATCTTGGCCCTTATGTTGGTGCCGAAACTGATCATACAGTAATCCCTTTTGGGAAAGGTATTTGCGGGCAGGTGGCGGTTTCCAACGCTAATTTTGTTGTTCCTGACGTTAGCGCACAAGACAATTATATCGCCTGCAGTTTTACCGTTAAATCCGAAATTGTGGTTCCGCTTTTTGTAAATGGCACAAACATTGGGCAAATAGACATCGACAGCCATGTTCTTGATCCTTTTACAGAAAAAGATGAACGCTTTTTGGAATTTGTGAATGGCGAGATTGCGAAGTTGTATTAA
- the xrtF gene encoding exosortase family protein XrtF: protein MKKYFVQYRPFLLFLASFFGTYILLTFLYQVFLNGFGENEVDAITRFVSGNTENVLSWFCKSVRFEEVNYEPSFVVYLFNQSVIRIVEGCNGISVIILFVSFVVAFSGSLKNTLLFIFGGSLIIYVLNVFRIAVLTGLLYRFPEYTHLLHGVLFPLIIYGVVFVLWVIWVNKFSGYVK, encoded by the coding sequence ATGAAAAAATATTTTGTCCAATACAGACCTTTTTTGCTTTTTCTGGCTAGTTTTTTTGGTACATATATATTGCTTACCTTTTTGTATCAGGTTTTTTTGAATGGTTTTGGAGAAAACGAGGTGGATGCTATAACGCGTTTCGTTTCCGGAAATACAGAAAATGTGCTTTCTTGGTTTTGTAAATCGGTGCGCTTTGAAGAGGTAAATTATGAGCCTTCGTTTGTAGTGTATTTATTTAACCAAAGTGTTATTCGGATTGTAGAAGGTTGCAACGGAATTAGTGTGATTATTTTGTTTGTTTCTTTTGTTGTGGCATTTTCGGGAAGCCTGAAAAATACGTTGCTTTTTATCTTTGGCGGAAGCCTAATAATTTATGTTTTAAATGTGTTCCGAATTGCAGTTTTGACCGGTTTACTTTACCGTTTTCCCGAGTATACTCATTTATTACATGGTGTACTTTTTCCGCTGATTATTTATGGGGTGGTTTTTGTTTTATGGGTAATTTGGGTTAATAAATTCTCGGGCTATGTTAAATAA
- a CDS encoding exosortase F system-associated membrane protein — translation MLNKLLQNKTTSLVVIVFVVLLALVRMFEKQLFYDPFLVYFEGDYMKMPLPEYDSFKLFLGLFFRFLLNTLLSLGVLYLLFRDREMLVFISILFFFLFVALIVSFFCVLHFFENRENLLLFYLRRFLIQPLFLILFVPAFYYQKLKN, via the coding sequence ATGTTAAATAAACTACTTCAGAATAAAACTACTTCTTTGGTAGTGATTGTATTTGTCGTTCTATTGGCGCTTGTCCGGATGTTTGAAAAACAATTATTTTATGATCCTTTTTTGGTCTATTTTGAAGGGGATTACATGAAAATGCCTTTGCCAGAATATGATAGTTTCAAACTTTTTTTGGGATTATTTTTTCGTTTTTTATTGAACACCTTACTTTCTCTGGGAGTTCTTTATTTACTTTTCAGAGATAGGGAAATGCTTGTTTTTATTTCTATTTTGTTCTTCTTTTTGTTTGTTGCGTTAATTGTTTCTTTCTTTTGTGTTCTTCATTTTTTTGAGAATCGCGAAAATCTATTACTGTTTTATTTAAGACGATTTTTAATTCAGCCTTTGTTTCTAATTCTTTTTGTACCAGCTTTTTATTATCAAAAGTTAAAGAATTGA
- a CDS encoding restriction endonuclease: MKVVKHSKAIVDFNHSKLKESLLKSGASPDIADDILQTIEKEAYEGISTKHIYKMAFGLLKKASNSHAARYNLRESIRLLGPAGFFFEKFIARLFASEHYETKVGMILQGKCVSHEIDVLVKNANVISMVECKFHTGQDVATDVKVPMYILSRFNDIRDKEHEIFSRKDFISKCFIVTNNRFTADAVDFAKCSGINLLSWDYPEISNLKTKIDSHHLYPITCLTTLTLSEKEKLLLLDVILVLEVINNRAALEQIGLSPNRIKNVFKEASELCKFF, from the coding sequence ATGAAAGTAGTAAAACATTCAAAGGCTATTGTTGATTTTAATCACTCAAAACTGAAAGAGTCACTGTTGAAATCGGGCGCTTCTCCAGATATTGCTGACGATATTTTGCAGACTATAGAAAAAGAAGCATACGAAGGCATTTCTACCAAACATATTTATAAAATGGCTTTTGGTCTCCTCAAAAAAGCATCCAATTCGCACGCAGCCCGATATAATTTAAGAGAATCCATTCGATTGTTAGGGCCTGCAGGTTTCTTTTTTGAAAAATTTATTGCCCGACTTTTTGCCTCCGAGCATTATGAAACCAAGGTGGGGATGATTTTGCAAGGCAAATGTGTTTCGCATGAAATCGATGTTCTGGTCAAAAACGCTAATGTTATTTCGATGGTCGAATGTAAGTTTCATACGGGGCAGGATGTGGCTACAGATGTGAAAGTACCAATGTATATTTTATCTCGGTTCAATGATATAAGAGATAAGGAGCATGAGATATTTTCTAGAAAAGATTTTATTTCAAAATGTTTTATTGTTACCAATAATCGTTTTACTGCCGATGCGGTTGATTTTGCAAAATGTTCAGGGATTAATTTGTTGAGTTGGGATTATCCCGAAATCAGTAATTTAAAGACAAAAATAGACAGCCATCATTTATATCCCATAACCTGTTTGACAACGCTGACACTCTCCGAAAAAGAGAAACTTTTGCTCTTGGATGTCATCTTGGTTTTAGAAGTTATAAATAATAGAGCTGCGTTGGAACAAATAGGTTTGAGTCCTAACAGGATAAAGAATGTGTTTAAAGAAGCGTCTGAGTTGTGCAAGTTTTTTTGA
- a CDS encoding MBL fold metallo-hydrolase RNA specificity domain-containing protein, whose amino-acid sequence MKITCIGGVGTVTGSKTLVESNGLRILIDCGQFQGLKQLRELNWEPLPILPSTIDFVLLTHGHLDHCGWLPRLINQGFSGKIYCSAPTAAVSKLILLDSAKIQEEDAKMANEGKYSKHEIAEPLYTVEQAEKVFSHFQIIQPNENVVLEEGIEAVFTNAGHILGACSIELRLENKVVVFSGDIGRDNDLLMFSPTKPKKADYVFLESTYGNRLHPDTDPKTELEKYINDAIQNQGTVIIPSFAVERAQSVMYLLWQLKEEKRIPDIPYIVDTPMGISMLELFINHKKWHRLPQEEFTSMCKMFTMVSDYKETIEVIYNKQPKVVIVASGMVTGGRVLSYLERYVGLPETTVVIIGYQGEGTRGRKMLDGAKDIKIRGKYYELKSKVVEIETLSAHGDQKDLMNWLSELEEKPKKVFLVHGENEAADELRIKIKEEYGFECVIPWIGQEFEL is encoded by the coding sequence ATGAAAATTACATGCATTGGCGGAGTAGGAACAGTTACAGGATCCAAGACTTTGGTAGAAAGTAATGGACTCCGAATTTTGATTGATTGTGGACAATTTCAGGGTTTGAAACAATTACGGGAGCTCAATTGGGAACCGCTTCCAATTTTGCCATCTACTATCGATTTTGTGTTGTTGACACATGGGCATTTGGATCATTGCGGTTGGTTGCCAAGATTAATCAATCAGGGGTTTTCGGGTAAAATATATTGTTCGGCTCCAACAGCGGCTGTCAGTAAACTTATTCTTTTGGATAGTGCCAAGATTCAGGAAGAAGATGCAAAAATGGCAAATGAAGGCAAATATTCAAAACACGAAATAGCAGAACCTCTATATACAGTAGAGCAGGCCGAAAAAGTTTTTTCTCATTTTCAGATAATACAACCGAATGAAAATGTCGTTTTGGAAGAAGGGATTGAAGCTGTTTTTACCAACGCCGGGCATATTTTGGGAGCGTGCAGTATAGAACTTCGGCTTGAAAATAAAGTTGTCGTTTTTTCGGGAGATATTGGCAGGGATAATGATTTGCTTATGTTTTCGCCCACAAAACCCAAAAAAGCCGATTATGTTTTCCTTGAAAGTACGTACGGGAATAGACTGCATCCGGATACAGACCCAAAAACAGAATTAGAAAAGTATATTAACGATGCTATTCAAAATCAAGGAACTGTAATAATTCCGAGTTTTGCTGTAGAAAGAGCACAAAGTGTTATGTATTTGCTTTGGCAATTGAAAGAAGAAAAAAGAATCCCTGACATTCCTTATATTGTTGATACTCCGATGGGAATAAGTATGTTGGAACTTTTTATCAATCATAAAAAATGGCATCGTTTGCCGCAAGAAGAATTTACTTCCATGTGCAAAATGTTTACTATGGTTTCGGATTATAAAGAGACAATAGAAGTCATTTATAATAAACAACCCAAAGTGGTGATTGTTGCCAGCGGAATGGTTACTGGAGGTAGAGTTTTAAGTTATTTGGAGCGATATGTAGGATTGCCGGAAACCACTGTTGTTATTATTGGGTATCAAGGCGAAGGCACTCGGGGGCGAAAAATGCTTGATGGCGCAAAGGATATAAAAATAAGAGGAAAATATTATGAGTTGAAGTCCAAGGTGGTTGAAATTGAAACCTTATCAGCTCACGGAGATCAAAAAGATTTAATGAATTGGCTTTCGGAATTGGAAGAAAAGCCAAAGAAAGTTTTTTTGGTTCATGGGGAAAATGAAGCAGCCGATGAACTCAGAATAAAGATTAAGGAGGAATACGGTTTTGAGTGCGTTATTCCGTGGATAGGACAGGAGTTTGAATTGTAA
- a CDS encoding HYC_CC_PP family protein, with amino-acid sequence MRFKRQISIFLAILLLVSNVGLAFDVHYCGGKIASVSLNSTLPSLQTEKGCCEKKVTTKKDSCCKDKKIVFQKKTDNGIVKSFSFQFDSVFLIPEFHPIVFEAVPNFKNNLTLAYYCDANAPPLFKLYSQYLLYDKL; translated from the coding sequence ATGAGATTCAAAAGACAAATAAGTATTTTTTTAGCGATTCTATTGTTGGTTTCCAACGTAGGGTTGGCTTTTGATGTACATTATTGTGGCGGAAAAATAGCTTCGGTTTCTTTGAATTCAACTTTACCTTCGCTTCAAACTGAAAAAGGTTGTTGTGAAAAAAAAGTAACCACTAAAAAAGACAGCTGTTGTAAAGACAAAAAAATCGTCTTTCAGAAAAAAACAGACAATGGAATTGTAAAGTCTTTTTCTTTTCAGTTTGATTCTGTTTTTTTAATTCCAGAATTTCATCCTATTGTTTTTGAAGCTGTGCCAAATTTCAAAAACAATTTAACTCTAGCTTACTATTGCGATGCAAATGCACCGCCACTTTTCAAGCTGTACAGCCAATACCTCCTTTACGATAAGTTATAA
- a CDS encoding TonB-dependent receptor plug domain-containing protein produces the protein MMKTKITIVLFLLFAAFNSYSQDTLKEIKVQSKRKSLQKTYTVTGNTTLVTKKELLKAACCNLAESFETNPSIDVNFSDALTGTKQIKMLGLTSPYLMMTQENVPSVRGASQVYGLSFTPGPWVESIQISKGAGSVVNGFESISGQINTELIKPMSEVPFLLNLYGSTDSRFELNANVNQKLSDKWATGILVHGNMRNSKMDNNHDGFLDNPLQNQFNLLNRYQYYNAETGWISFINLQYMNDTKQMGQTDFDPDKDKGTTNSWGSEIDTRKIDVSTKIGYVFKDMPFQSFGFQNAFSSYNQDSYFGLNGYNIQQNSFYSNLIFNSIINNEKNKFATGLNFTYDSYNEFLNTTDYSRIDNTVGAFFEYTYDNQDNFSFILGGRLDYGNRLGVFATPRVHLKYNPWEKGVLRVSAGRGKRPNNIFAENQTLFASSRTFEIMNEGGKLYGLDPEIAWNYGLSFMQGFKLFGRNGDVTADFYRTNFQNQVVVDIMQSPQQVIFHNLNGVSYANSFQLEFNYELAKHLELRSAYKYYDIKTDYLSGKFQRPLQAQHRFFGNLGYETHRTDKGQQWKFDFTYNWIGEQQLPYTASNPAEFRLAEHSPAYSLMNAQVTKVFSPTFEVYVGGENIGNYTQNPAIVDSQNPFGPYFDATILYAPVFGQMYYAGLRFKIK, from the coding sequence ATCATGAAAACAAAAATCACAATCGTTTTGTTTCTCTTGTTTGCTGCTTTTAATTCCTATTCGCAAGATACTTTGAAGGAAATAAAAGTACAATCCAAACGCAAGAGCTTACAAAAAACATATACAGTTACCGGTAATACAACTTTGGTAACCAAAAAAGAATTGCTCAAAGCCGCCTGTTGTAATCTCGCAGAAAGTTTTGAAACCAACCCTTCCATCGATGTCAATTTTTCGGATGCGTTGACCGGAACCAAGCAAATTAAAATGCTGGGACTTACGAGTCCTTACCTAATGATGACACAGGAAAATGTTCCTTCTGTTCGTGGGGCTTCGCAGGTTTACGGACTTTCTTTTACGCCGGGACCTTGGGTAGAGAGTATTCAGATTTCAAAAGGGGCTGGGAGTGTTGTCAATGGCTTCGAAAGTATATCGGGGCAAATCAATACCGAATTGATAAAACCCATGTCTGAAGTTCCTTTTTTATTAAATCTTTACGGTTCTACAGATTCCCGTTTTGAGCTGAATGCCAATGTTAATCAAAAACTTTCTGATAAATGGGCTACCGGAATATTGGTCCATGGTAATATGCGAAATTCCAAAATGGACAATAATCATGATGGTTTTTTGGACAATCCTTTGCAAAATCAATTCAATTTGCTTAATCGTTACCAATATTATAATGCCGAAACGGGCTGGATTAGCTTCATAAATCTGCAGTATATGAATGATACAAAGCAGATGGGGCAAACTGATTTTGATCCTGATAAAGACAAGGGAACGACTAATTCATGGGGTTCTGAAATTGATACCAGGAAGATTGATGTTTCTACAAAAATCGGCTACGTTTTTAAAGATATGCCTTTTCAGAGTTTTGGTTTCCAAAATGCCTTTTCAAGCTATAATCAGGATTCGTATTTTGGGTTGAATGGTTACAATATCCAACAGAATAGTTTTTATTCGAACTTGATTTTTAATTCGATTATCAATAATGAAAAAAACAAATTCGCCACAGGTTTGAATTTTACCTATGACAGTTACAATGAGTTTCTCAACACGACAGATTACAGCAGGATAGACAATACTGTTGGAGCGTTTTTTGAATATACTTATGATAATCAGGATAATTTCAGTTTCATACTTGGTGGAAGGCTTGATTATGGAAATCGTTTGGGCGTTTTTGCAACTCCGAGAGTACATCTGAAATACAATCCGTGGGAAAAAGGAGTTTTGAGAGTTTCTGCCGGAAGAGGAAAGCGTCCCAATAATATTTTTGCCGAAAATCAAACCTTGTTTGCGAGTTCAAGAACTTTTGAAATCATGAATGAAGGAGGTAAATTGTATGGTTTGGATCCGGAAATTGCCTGGAATTATGGCTTGAGTTTTATGCAGGGTTTCAAATTGTTTGGTAGAAATGGTGATGTTACCGCCGATTTTTACAGAACCAATTTTCAAAATCAAGTAGTGGTCGATATCATGCAAAGTCCGCAGCAGGTGATTTTTCATAATTTGAATGGGGTTTCCTATGCTAATAGCTTTCAATTGGAATTCAATTATGAGTTGGCAAAACACCTGGAATTGCGCTCGGCTTACAAATATTATGATATCAAAACCGATTATTTGTCTGGAAAGTTTCAGAGACCATTGCAGGCACAACATCGTTTCTTCGGAAATTTGGGTTATGAAACGCACAGAACCGATAAAGGACAGCAATGGAAATTTGATTTCACTTACAACTGGATTGGTGAACAGCAATTGCCTTACACGGCCTCAAACCCTGCAGAATTTAGGCTAGCAGAACATTCTCCAGCTTATTCTTTGATGAATGCTCAGGTTACCAAAGTTTTTTCGCCAACTTTTGAAGTGTATGTAGGAGGGGAGAATATTGGTAATTACACTCAAAATCCTGCCATTGTAGATTCGCAGAATCCTTTTGGCCCTTATTTTGATGCAACTATTTTATATGCGCCAGTTTTTGGGCAAATGTATTATGCAGGATTAAGGTTTAAGATAAAATAA
- a CDS encoding heavy-metal-associated domain-containing protein — MKTNNNNNMIKNVFLVILLTVFVFSAQGQEKKNKNAKYTTEVNGNCEQCQKRIQKAAYSVGGVKSASWDVGTHQLSLIINEEKCSLMDVKKAIAKVGHDTDSVKSTQQDYDNLHSCCQYERIK; from the coding sequence ATGAAAACAAATAATAATAACAATATGATAAAGAATGTGTTTTTGGTTATACTACTAACTGTATTTGTGTTTTCGGCTCAAGGCCAAGAAAAGAAAAATAAAAATGCCAAATATACTACTGAAGTAAACGGTAATTGTGAACAATGCCAAAAGCGAATTCAAAAAGCAGCTTATTCTGTAGGCGGGGTAAAATCAGCTTCTTGGGATGTAGGGACTCATCAGTTGAGTTTGATAATCAACGAAGAAAAATGTTCTTTGATGGATGTAAAAAAAGCAATTGCCAAAGTGGGGCATGATACCGATTCTGTAAAATCGACTCAGCAGGATTATGATAATCTTCATTCTTGTTGTCAATACGAAAGGATAAAATAA
- a CDS encoding DedA family protein, with protein sequence MNNFEWTQLVNPEFYITFTIGGIQLGLYIVLFIVFAETGLFAGFFLPGDSLLFLAGIYSRDLIQNIVYIESDFINLVLLSSLVALSGVFGNMVGYWFGAKSGYYLYNREDTLLFKKKYLLQSKEFFEKHGGKAIIYARFLPIVRTFAPIVAGIGSMNRQRFMFYNIVSSILWSFVLIFSGHYLYGMFLEMGIDLKEHIEKIVIGIILVSTLPVFLKLIKKKVIHHDHHDQNG encoded by the coding sequence ATGAATAATTTTGAATGGACCCAATTAGTAAATCCTGAATTTTATATAACATTTACAATTGGTGGCATTCAACTGGGTTTGTATATAGTGTTATTCATCGTTTTTGCCGAAACTGGACTTTTTGCCGGTTTTTTTCTTCCTGGTGATAGCCTGCTTTTCTTAGCCGGAATTTACAGCCGTGATTTAATTCAGAATATTGTTTATATAGAAAGTGATTTTATAAATCTGGTATTGCTTTCCTCATTAGTCGCGCTTTCAGGTGTTTTTGGGAATATGGTCGGTTATTGGTTTGGTGCCAAAAGCGGATATTATTTGTACAACAGAGAAGATACACTTTTGTTTAAGAAAAAATATTTACTGCAATCCAAAGAATTTTTTGAAAAACACGGAGGTAAAGCCATTATTTATGCGAGATTTTTGCCTATCGTGAGAACTTTTGCTCCAATAGTCGCGGGTATTGGTTCTATGAACAGACAACGATTTATGTTTTATAATATAGTGAGTTCGATTTTATGGTCATTCGTTTTGATTTTCTCAGGGCATTATTTATACGGTATGTTTTTGGAAATGGGAATTGACCTAAAAGAACATATTGAGAAAATTGTCATCGGAATTATATTGGTTTCTACGTTGCCTGTTTTCTTAAAATTAATTAAGAAAAAAGTGATTCATCATGATCATCACGATCAAAACGGTTAA
- the groL gene encoding chaperonin GroEL (60 kDa chaperone family; promotes refolding of misfolded polypeptides especially under stressful conditions; forms two stacked rings of heptamers to form a barrel-shaped 14mer; ends can be capped by GroES; misfolded proteins enter the barrel where they are refolded when GroES binds) translates to MAKDIKFDIEARDGLKRGVDALANAVKVTLGPKGRNVIIGKSFGGPNVTKDGVTVAKEIELKDPLENMGAQMVKEVASKTNDLAGDGTTTATVLAQAIVKEGLKNVAAGANPMDLKRGIDKAVESIVADLAKQAKVVGSDSEKIKQIASISANNDEVIGELIANAFAKVGKEGVITVEEAKGTDTYVDVVEGMQFDRGYLSPYFVTNPEKMEAELESPYILLYDKKVSSLKELLPVLEPVAQSGKPLLIIAEDVDGEALSTLVVNKLRGALKIAAVKAPGFGDRRKAMLEDIAILTGGTVISEERGYTLENTTLEMLGSAKRVSIDKDNTTIVNGAGDADMIKNRVNQIKGQMETTTSDYDKEKLQERLAKLAGGVAVLYVGAASEVEMKEKKDRVDDALHATRAAVEEGIVAGGGVALLRAKNVLSTIVSDNADEKTGIQIISRAVEAPLRTIVENAGLEGSVVVAKVTEGAGDFGYNAKTDEYVDMLKAGIIDPKKVTRIALENAASVAGMILTTECALIDIKEESAGAGHPMGGGMPGMM, encoded by the coding sequence ATGGCAAAAGATATAAAATTTGATATTGAAGCTCGTGACGGTTTAAAACGCGGAGTTGATGCATTGGCAAATGCTGTAAAAGTAACTTTAGGTCCAAAAGGACGTAATGTAATTATTGGAAAATCATTTGGTGGACCAAATGTAACTAAAGATGGTGTTACTGTAGCCAAAGAAATCGAATTAAAAGATCCTTTGGAAAACATGGGAGCTCAAATGGTAAAAGAAGTAGCTTCTAAAACCAATGATTTGGCTGGAGACGGAACTACAACTGCTACAGTATTGGCTCAAGCCATTGTAAAAGAAGGTTTGAAAAACGTTGCTGCCGGAGCAAACCCAATGGATTTAAAACGCGGTATCGACAAAGCTGTAGAATCTATCGTTGCCGATCTTGCCAAACAAGCTAAAGTAGTAGGAAGTGATTCTGAAAAAATCAAACAAATTGCTTCTATTTCTGCCAATAATGACGAAGTGATTGGTGAGTTAATTGCCAACGCTTTCGCAAAAGTTGGAAAAGAAGGAGTTATCACCGTTGAAGAAGCCAAAGGAACTGACACTTACGTAGATGTTGTTGAAGGAATGCAATTTGACAGAGGATATCTTTCTCCATACTTTGTGACCAATCCAGAGAAAATGGAAGCCGAATTGGAAAGTCCGTACATCCTTTTGTATGACAAAAAAGTTTCTTCATTAAAAGAATTATTACCTGTTCTTGAGCCGGTAGCACAATCAGGAAAACCATTATTGATTATTGCCGAAGATGTTGATGGTGAAGCTTTATCAACTTTGGTAGTAAACAAATTACGTGGTGCCTTGAAAATCGCTGCTGTAAAAGCTCCTGGTTTTGGAGACAGAAGAAAAGCAATGTTGGAAGATATCGCTATTTTGACTGGCGGAACTGTAATTTCTGAAGAAAGAGGATACACTCTTGAAAATACTACATTAGAAATGTTGGGTTCAGCAAAAAGAGTATCTATCGACAAAGACAACACTACAATCGTAAATGGTGCTGGAGATGCAGACATGATTAAAAATCGTGTAAACCAAATCAAAGGTCAAATGGAAACTACGACTTCTGATTATGACAAAGAAAAATTGCAAGAGCGTTTGGCTAAATTAGCCGGAGGTGTTGCTGTTCTTTATGTTGGTGCTGCTTCTGAAGTAGAAATGAAAGAGAAAAAAGACCGTGTTGACGATGCACTTCATGCAACTCGTGCCGCTGTAGAAGAAGGAATTGTTGCTGGAGGTGGAGTAGCTTTATTAAGAGCCAAAAACGTATTGAGCACTATCGTATCTGACAACGCAGATGAGAAAACAGGAATCCAAATTATATCTCGCGCCGTAGAAGCTCCTTTGAGAACTATTGTTGAGAACGCAGGTCTTGAAGGCTCTGTTGTTGTTGCCAAAGTAACTGAAGGTGCTGGTGATTTTGGATACAATGCCAAAACAGATGAATATGTTGATATGCTAAAAGCAGGTATCATCGATCCTAAAAAAGTAACCCGTATCGCATTAGAAAATGCCGCTTCGGTTGCTGGAATGATCTTAACTACAGAATGTGCTTTAATCGACATTAAAGAAGAATCAGCTGGAGCAGGCCACCCAATGGGTGGAGGTATGCCTGGAATGATGTAA
- a CDS encoding co-chaperone GroES: MALNIKPLSDRVLIEPVAAETKTASGIFIPDTAKEKPQKGTVVAVGNGTKDHNMTVKIGDSVLYGKYAGTELKLEGKDYLIMREDDILAII, translated from the coding sequence ATGGCTTTAAACATTAAACCACTTTCAGATCGAGTTCTTATCGAACCAGTTGCTGCTGAAACGAAAACGGCGTCAGGGATTTTTATTCCAGATACTGCAAAAGAAAAACCACAAAAAGGAACTGTAGTTGCAGTAGGAAACGGCACTAAAGACCATAACATGACTGTCAAAATTGGTGACTCTGTCCTTTATGGAAAATATGCCGGAACTGAATTAAAACTTGAAGGCAAAGATTATCTGATAATGCGTGAGGACGATATTCTTGCAATAATCTAA